Proteins from a single region of Ziziphus jujuba cultivar Dongzao chromosome 1, ASM3175591v1:
- the LOC107403604 gene encoding uncharacterized protein LOC107403604, with product MEENREALIDQHNKLMRCVSHAQDELQSFRSYLRWMCVDQSNVWRTCLSWSMFILFAIVVPAISHFMLACASCDSKHERPYDGVVQLSLSSVATLSFICLSNFVRKYGLRRFLFFDKLWDESETVRKGYTEQLNRSLKIHSVIVLPCVLAEAAYKIWWYASGASQIPFLGNVIVSDTVACVMEICSWLYRATVIFLVCVLFRLICHLQILRLQDFANVFQDDSDVGSVLSEHLRIRRHLRIISHRFRAFILWSLILVTGSQFASLLISTKANADLNIFKAGELALCSMTLVAALLLLLRSATKITHKAQAITCLAAKWHVCATLDSFEAGDGETPRTPAGRGQVFPSVGTDGETEGDDETEEDDLDNTKLIPAYAYSTISFQKRQALVAYFENNRAGVTVFGFTLDRTTLHSIFGVEFALVLWLLGKTIGIS from the exons ATGGAAGAGAACAGAGAGGCTTTGATAGACCAGCACAACAAGTTAATGCGGTGCGTTTCGCATGCGCAAGACGAGTTGCAGAGCTTTCGATCGTACCTACGCTGGATGTGTGTAGACCAATCGAATGTTTGGAGGACATGTCTATCTTGGTCCATGTTCATTCTCTTCGCGATCGTCGTTCCGGCCATCTCTCATTTCATGTTGGCATGTGCCAGCTGCGACAGCAAGCACGAAAGGCCATACGACGGGGTTGTGCAGTTGTCTCTGAGCAGCGTCGCGACGCTGTCGTTTATTTGCCTTTCTAACTTCGTTAGGAAATATGGCCTTCGGAGGTTCTTGTTCTTCGATAAGCTCTGGGATGAGAGTGAGACTGTCCGAAAGGGATACACTGAACAGCTTAAT AGATCATTGAAGATCCACTCAGTCATTGTGCTTCCATGCGTTCTAGCCGAGGCTGCATACAAGATATGGTGGTACGCCTCAGGAGCCTCCCAAATCCCCTTCCTAGGCAATGTCATTGTAAGTGACACCGTAGCATGCGTCATGGAGATCTGCTCTTGGCTCTATCGGGCGACTGTCATTTTCCTCGTTTGCGTTCTCTTCCGTCTGATTTGCCACCTCCAGATCCTCCGTCTTCAAGATTTCGCTAATGTTTTCCAAGATGACTCTGATGTGGGGTCAGTGCTTTCTGAGCACCTTAGGATCAGAAGACATCTGCGAATTATAAGCCATCGGTTCCGCGCCTTCATATTGTGGTCCCTGATCTTGGTCACAGGAAGTCAATTTGCTTCTTTGCTTATCTcaaccaaagccaacgctgacCTTAATATTTTCAAGGCAGGAGAACTTGCG CTATGCTCTATGACTCTTGTTGCTGCGCTGCTTCTCCTACTCCGAAGTGCAACAAAAATCACACACAAAGCACAAGCGATCACGTGCCTTGCTGCCAAGTGGCATGTCTGTGCCACGTTGGATTCTTTTGAAGCAGGTGACGGTGAGACCCCCAGGACTCCTGCTGGACGTGGCCAAGTGTTCCCTTCGGTGGGTACAGATGGAGAAACGGAGGGTGACGATGAAACCGAAGAAGATGACTTGGACAACACTAAGTTGATCCCGGCCTATGCTTATAGTACCATCTCTTTCCAAAAAAGACAAGCTCTAG TGGCGTATTTTGAGAATAACAGAGCTGGAGTTACGGTGTTTGGATTTACTTTGGATAGGACTACACTGCACAGCATATTTGGTGTAGAGTTTGCATTGGTCCTCTGGTTGCTTGGAAAGACAATTGGTATTTCTTGA
- the LOC107403618 gene encoding upstream activation factor subunit UAF30 yields MLPPRMKKAITDNPKKLANLIDLVNLPLPLREFVGQSQISRLGCFMRVWSYIKDNNLQDPNNKNVVNCDEKLRSILLGRRQVELAELPALVKLHFPKESK; encoded by the exons ATGTTACCACCGCGGATGAAGAAGGCTATTACAGATAACCCGAAGAAGCTTGCCAACTTGATTGACCTTGTAAATCTTCCTTTACCATTGAGAGAATTTGTGGGTCAGTCTCAGATTTCTCGTCTTGGCTGTTTTATGCGTGTCTGGTCATACATTAAGGACAACAATCTCCag gatccaaacaacaaaaatgtgGTCAACTGCGATGAAAAATTGAGGAGTATTTTGTTAGGCAGGCGTCAAGTTGAGCTCGCTGAACTTCCTGCTCTGGTTAAGCTACATTTCCCGAAAGAATCAAAGTAA
- the LOC125420832 gene encoding probable polygalacturonase At3g15720 — protein MKNIQKFVIRFIVLICITLSNYFGTGHGEAVFNVLDYGAVGDGIQDDSQAFLKAWGAVCGQGESSATLVIPAGKTFLLQPIDLAGPCQTNSPHVQVLGKMVAPADPNVWEKCGGFWLSFLSIQNLIMDGSGEIDGQGSSWWNGKQTKCQRPIAVQFNKCNNLQLSGLTLLNPPNAHIQIFGTNSAYLANLHLNAPEDSPNTDGIKIGASTYVQIHDSVIATGDDCIALLNGTNYINITNIACGPGHGISVGSLGGNGDYSVVEGVRVYNCSFNGTTNGARIKTYQGGRGYVRKIHFDKITLIAAQNPIIIDQNYNAHGNSNINQETSLEVSDVTYSGFEGTSADEQAITIACSASPGCLNITMYGNKITSSAPGKDVFASCNNAKGTSIDTVPIVPCLSSNSNVQL, from the exons atGAAGAACATTCAAAAGTTTGTAATTAGGTTTATAGTATTAATATGTATTACTTTATCTAACTATTTTGGCACTGGACATGGCGAAGCAGTTTTTAATGTTCTTGATTATGGTGCTGTCGGGGATGGCATACAAGATGATTCTCAA GCATTTTTGAAAGCATGGGGAGCAGTATGTGGACAAGGTGAAAGCTCAGCAACACTTGTAATCCCAGCAGGGAAAACATTTCTTTTACAGCCCATAGATTTGGCAGGTCCTTGCCAAACGAACAGCCCTCATGTTCAG GTTCTGGGAAAAATGGTGGCACCTGCAGATCCTAATGTGTGGGAAAAGTGTGGAGGATTTTGGCTTTCTTTCCTAAGCATTCAAAATCTCATCATGGATGGATCAGGAGAAATCGACGGGCAGGGTTCATCCTGGTGGAAT GGGAAGCAGACCAAATGCCAACGACCCATT GCTGTACAATTCAACAAGTGTAATAATCTTCAACTGAGTGGACTCACTCTTCTGAATCCCCCAAATGCCCATATACAAATATTCGGAACCAATAGTGCGTACCTCGCCAACCTTCATCTCAATGCACCAGAAGATAGTCCAAATACTGATGGAATTAAAATCGGTGCATCAACCTATGTTCAAATCCATGACTCTGTCATTGCCACCG GGGATGACTGTATTGCATTATTGAATGGGACGAATTATATCAACATTACCAACATTGCATGTGGACCTGGTCATGGGATTAG TGTGGGAAGCTTAGGAGGAAATGGAGATTATTCAGTGGTAGAAGGGGTACGTGTGTACAACTGTAGCTTCAACGGAACAACGAATGGAGCAAGAATCAAAACGTATCAG GGAGGTCGAGGGTATGTAAGGAAGATACACTTCGACAAGATCACACTAATTGCAGCTCAAAACCCAATTATCATCGACCAGAATTATAATGCCCATGGCAACAGCAATATTAACCAG GAAACATCATTAGAAGTGAGTGATGTAACATACAGTGGATTCGAAGGAACAAGTGCGGATGAGCAAGCCATTACAATAGCATGCTCTGCTTCTCCAGGCTGCCTCAACATTACCATGTACGGAAATAAAATCACTTCCTCTGCACCAGGAAAGGACGTCTTTGCCTCCTGCAACAATGCCAAAGGAACTTCCATAGATACTGTGCCCATAGTGCCTTGCCTCTCAAGCAACTCCAATGTACAACTctaa
- the LOC107403606 gene encoding EH domain-containing protein 1, which translates to MEIDSSPISSCSKEHQLIYQEWFNYADSDSDGRITGSDALKFFSMSNLSREDLKQIWAIADSKRQGYLGFGEFIAAMQLVSLAQGGHEITRDLLNNNVNFETLKPPAMEGLDVLQSKKKHLQKSNELNVNGRSVVQQSPSAQWFSTKSSKKVSLSSVTSIIDGLKKLYIKKLKPLEVTYRFHDFVSPALTNSDFDAKPMVMLLGQYSTGKTTFIKHLLKSSYPGAHIGPEPTTDRFVVVMSGPDERSIPGNTVAVQADMPFSGLTTFGTAFLSKFECSQMPHPLLEHITFVDSPGVLSGEKQRTQRAYDFTGVTSWFAAKCDLILLLFDPHKLDISDEFKRVISSLRGHDDKIRVVLNKADQVDTQQLMRVYGALMWSLGKVINTPEVMRVYIGSFNDKPVREAASGPIGKELFEKEQEDLLADLKDIPKKACDRRINEFVKRARAAKIHAYIISHLRKEMPSMIGKAKTQQKLIDNLADEFGKVQREFHLPPGDFPNVEHFKEVLNGYSFDKFEKLKTKMIQGVDDMLGYDIPDLLKNFRNPYD; encoded by the exons ATGGAAATTGATTCGTCCCCAATCAGCTCTTGCTCTAAGGAGCACCAACTGATCTATCAAGAATGGTTTAATTATGCAGATTCAG acTCTGATGGTCGCATTACGGGAAGTGATGCTCTAAAATTCTTCTCCATGTCGAATTTGTCTCGCGAAGATCTTAAGCAG ATCTGGGCGATTGCAGATTCCAAAAGACAGGGATATCTTGGTTTTGGAGAGTTCATTGCCGCTATGCAG CTAGTTTCTTTGGCACAAGGTGGACATGAGATAACACGTGATCTATTGAACAACAATG TTAACTTTGAAACTTTGAAACCTCCTGCTATGGAAGGTTTGGATGTATTACAATCA AAAAAAAAGCATTTGCAGAAGTCAAATGAGCTTAATGTAAATG GTAGGTCTGTAGTCCAACAATCACCTTCAGCACAGTGGTTTTCTACAAAATCATCAAAAAAG GTTTCCCTTTCCTCTGTTACATCAATCATTGATGGTTTGAAGAAACTGTATATTAAGAAGCTGAAGCCATTAGAAGTTACTTATCGTTTCCATGATTTTGTATCTCCAGCATTG ACTAATAGTGATTTTGATGCCAAACCGATGGTCATGCTTTTGGGTCAATACTCCACTGGAAAAACAACATTCATCAAACATCTGCTCAAAAGTAGTTATCCAG GAGCTCACATTGGGCCTGAGCCTACAACTGACAGATTTGTTGTAGTTATG TCTGGACCTGATGAAAGAAGTATCCCTGGGAACACTGTTGCTGTCCAAGCTGACATGCCATTCAGTGGTCTTACAACTTTTGGAACAGCATTCTTGTCAAAATTTGAGTGTTCACAAATGCCACATCCT CTACTGGAGCACATTACATTTGTGGATAGTCCTGGAGTTTTATCGGGAGAGAAGCAACGAACCCAACGAGCCTACGATTTTACTGGTGTGACTTCATGGTTTGCTGCAAAATGTGACCTGATCCTACTTCTATTTGATCCTCACAAACTTGATATTAGTGATGAATTCAAACGTGTGATTTCATCTTTACGTGGTCATGATGATAAGATCCGGGTGGTTCTAAACAAGGCAGACCAGGTTGATACCCAACAA TTAATGAGGGTTTATGGAGCATTAATGTGGTCACTCGGAAAGGTTATTAATACCCCTGAAGTCATGCGTGTTTATATTGG ATCATTCAATGACAAACCTGTACGTGAAGCTGCTTCTGGCCCAATAGGAAAAGAACTTTTTGAGAAGGAACAAGAGGATCTTCTTGCAGACCTGAAAGATATTCCGAAGAAGGCTTGTGATCGTAGA ATCAATGAATTTGTAAAGCGTGCTAGAGCTGCAAAGATACATGCTTATATTATTAGCCATCTAAGAAAGGAGATGCCTTCTATGATAGGCAAAGCTAAGACTCAACAGAAACTTATTGATAATTTGGCGGATGAATTTGGAAAG GTCCAAAGGGAGTTCCATCTACCGCCTGGAGATTTTCCAAATGTTGAGCATTTCAAGGAGGTATTGAATGGTTACAGCTTCGACAAGTTTGAGAAATTGAAGACAAAAATGATACAAGGTGTCGATGACATGCTGGGTTATGACATTCCTGACCTCTTGAAGAATTTTAGAAACCCTTATGATTAA
- the LOC107403619 gene encoding GDSL esterase/lipase At4g26790, with amino-acid sequence MVAHKAIHFYLLTPLLLQILKIHAKVPAIIVFGDSSVDAGNNNQISTILKSNFQPYGRDFNGGQPTGRFSNGRIPTDFISEAMGIKPIIPAYLDPTYDIKDFATGVCFASAGTGYDNATSDVLSVIPLWKELEYYKEYQNELRDYLGNDKANEVLSEALYLISIGTNDFLENYYVIPGRSSEFSIEEYQNFLVGIAGDFITALYQLGARKVSIGGLPPMGCLPLERTMNILYGSGCIEEYNDVAKNFNKKLQGLVAKLKMELGVQLVLSNVYDILSEMIQKPNSFGFEDAATACCGTGLFEMGYLCDKLINPFTCSDASKYVFWDSFHPTEKSNAIIADHVLKTSLAQFLM; translated from the exons atggtggCACACAAGGCCATTCACTTCTATCTATTAACTCCTCTTCTATTGCAAATCCTTAAAATACATGCAAAAGTTCCAGCCATTATTGTGTTTGGAGACTCTTCTGTGGATGCAGGGAACAATAATCAGATTTCCACAATCCTAAAGAGCAATTTTCAGCCTTACGGTCGTGATTTCAATGGTGGACAGCCTACCGGACGGTTTTCCAATGGTCGGATTCCAACAGATTTCATCTCTGAAGCTATGGGAATCAAACCAATTATACCTGCATATTTGGATCCAACTTATGACATTAAGGATTTTGCTACTGGGGTCTGCTTTGCTTCTGCAGGAACTGGTTATGATAATGCCACTTCTGATGTGCTA TCTGTGATACCTTTATGGAAGGAATTAGAGTACTACAAGGAATACCAGAATGAACTGAGAGACTATCTTGGAAACGATAAAGCTAATGAGGTTTTGAGTGAAGCACTATATCTGATTAGCATAGGAACTAACGATTTTCTAGAGAACTACTATGTAATTCCAGGCAGATCATCAGAATTTTCCATAGAGGAGtaccaaaattttcttgtagGGATTGCTGGTGATTTCATCACAGCGCTTTACCAGCTTGGGGCCCGAAAGGTATCAATAGGTGGCCTTCCTCCAATGGGGTGTTTACCATTGGAAAGAACCATGAATATCTTATATGGGAGTGGCTGTATAGAGGAGTATAATGATGTGgccaaaaatttcaataagaaGTTGCAAGGTTTGGTTGCAAAGCTAAAAATGGAACTTGGAGTACAACTGGTGCTTTCAAACGTTTATGACATTCTCTCAGAAATGATTCAGAAACCAAACTCTTTTG gaTTTGAAGATGCAGCAACGGCATGTTGTGGCACAGGATTGTTTGAGATGGGATATTTGTGCGATAAATTAATAAACCCCTTTACATGTTCTGATGCAAGTAAATATGTATTTTGGGATTCCTTCCACCCCACAGAAAAGTCAAATGCCATTATTGCTGATCATGTATTAAAAACTTCCCTAGCTCAGTTTCTAATGTAA
- the LOC107403607 gene encoding disease resistance protein RPM1-like yields the protein MAETLLTPVISKLFQLLAEEAKLFKGVRREVRSLTDELDLINCFLKDAEAKSQKTDMSESLKTWLKQIRELADQIENVMDEYVLNVSHHRNNQRGFTGFLQKTAHLIKGMKPGIRIAHEIQSIKSSLLEIKLRGETYGLRPLEPRSLMSTTSTTTNVEVHDLRVGSLFLDDSELVGIDSTRNELVRRLVEGESTRMVFSIVGEGGIGKTTLAKKVYDNEQVKERFDCHVWVTVSQSYNMVKLLTRIATQIRHTVGETHMVLEELIDIVRQYLLSKRYVFVFDDVWDIDFWAVMKHALPSNNKGSRIIITTRNDIIAASCKETSYDLVRKLKPFSQEMAWELFTKIGFRSEIDHHCPPELQKLSLEIVRKCQGLPLVIATVAGLLSTKEKVVFEWQKLHDSLTSELVNNPRLSSVAKILSLSYNDLPYHLKSCFLYFCIFPEDFWINNKLLHRLWIAEGFIKEERHKKLEQVAEEYLNEFIYRNLVQTWTKNNAPNYKMYRVHDLMREIILSRADEISFCRVWDERNSKYGGKCRRLSIHSGTQNVLKTVEDYRVRSIFLFDIDNLTSSTILFKKFKLLKVLHISSVPLGNLPKGVGNLVHMKYLSLRNTNVKKLPRSIGKLHNLQTLDLRNTYIREIPVEINKLQKLQHLFASFSGNKIKYGADADSICGVRLHGKVGCLKHLRTLRIVEAHDSWVGDIKELEELRHLRSLGISNLTTQIGRVLCASIEKMNNLERLNLYSISEDEILDLQHISSPPPFLGQLLLMGQLQKLPHWILKLQNLSRLTLNFSKFIDDPLKHLKCLPNLVSLKLYQAYDGEQLHFEEGSFPKLKMLDLGKLDGLKLVRIDGGELPLVEELFIGPSPLLEEVPSHIQLLRNLKLLKFCNMPREFVLAMQPVEGRDYWKIKHVPSVHFWYRIEGEGYKSYKLGESDLLELLNQ from the coding sequence ATGGCGGAGACTTTACTCACCCCCGTTATCTCCAAGTTGTTTCAGCTACTAGCAGAAGAAGCAAAATTGTTCAAGGGAGTTCGTCGAGAAGTTAGGAGTCTGACAGATGAGCTTGATCTTATCAACTGTTTCCTCAAAGATGCAGAGGCAAAATCACAGAAAACAGACATGAGTGAGAGCTTGAAAACATGGTTGAAACAGATAAGGGAGTTAGCGGATCAAATTGAAAATGTCATGGATGAATACGTTCTTAATGTGTCCCATCACCGGAATAATCAACGTGGATTCACTGGTTTCCTCCAGAAAACTGCTCATTTAATTAAAGGTATGAAACCGGGAATTCGCATAGCTCATGAGATCCAGAGTATTAAGTCATCCTTACTTGAAATCAAGCTCAGAGGAGAAACTTACGGATTAAGACCCTTGGAACCACGTTCATTAATGTCTACTACTAGCACAACCACAAACGTTGAAGTGCATGACCTTCGAGTTGGATCCCTATTCCTGGATGATTCTGAACTTGTGGGTATTGATTCCACAAGAAATGAACTCGTAAGAAGGTTGGTTGAGGGAGAATCTACACGCATGGTGTTTTCAATTGTGGGTGAAGGTGGAATTGGGAAGACAACTCTTGCTAAAAAAGTCTATGATAATGAACAAGTGAAAGAACGTTTTGATTGCCATGTTTGGGTTACTGTATCTCAGTCATACAACATGGTGAAGCTACTTACGAGGATTGCAACACAGATCCGCCATACTGTCGGAGAAACACACATGGTATTGGAGGAGCTAATTGACATTGTGAGGCAATATTTACTATCAAAGAGGTACGtctttgtttttgatgatgtCTGGGATATAGATTTTTGGGCAGTTATGAAGCATGCTTTGCCTAGTAATAACAAAGGCAGTAGGATAATTATCACAACGAGAAATGATATAATCGCTGCTTCTTGTAAAGAAACCTCTTATGATCTTGTTCGAAAGCTAAAACCTTTCTCCCAAGAAATGGCTTGGGAGTTGTTTACCAAAATAGGATTTCGATCTGAGATCGACCACCATTGTCCACCAGAATTACAGAAATTGTCTCTTGAAATTGTAAGGAAATGTCAAGGTTTGCCACTTGTAATTGCAACCGTTGCTGGTTTATTGTCAACCAAAGAGAAAGTTGTGTTTGAATGGCAGAAACTGCATGACAGTCTTACTTCTGAGCTTGTAAATAATCCTCGCCTTTCGAGTGTTGCAAAAATTCTGTCTCTGAGTTACAATGACCTTCCTTACCATCTTAAATCTTGCTTCTTATACTTTTGCATCTTTCCTGAAGACTTTTGGATAAACAATAAGTTGTTACATAGACTATGGATTGCAGAAGGTTTTATCAAAGAAGAAAGACATAAGAAATTGGAACAAGTTGCAGAAGAGTACTTAAATGAGTTCATTTACAGAAATTTAGTTCAGACTTGGACAAAGAACAATGCCCCAAACTACAAAATGTATCGAGTTCATGATTTAATGCGCGAGATCATCCTATCAAGAGCTGATGAAATAAGTTTTTGTCGAGTTTGGGACGAAAGAAACTCAAAATATGGAGGAAAATGTCGACGGCTATCAATCCATAGTGGTACGCAAAATGTTTTGAAAACTGTTGAAGATTACAGGGTTcgttctatttttctttttgatatcgATAATTTGACTAGCAGTACTATTCTGTTTAAGAAGTTTAAGCTTTTGAAGGTGTTGCATATTTCTAGTGTTCCTCTTGGTAATCTTCCAAAAGGAGTGGGAAATTTGGTCCACATGAAATACTTGAGTTTGAGGAATACCAATGTAAAAAAACTACCAAGATCCATTGGTAAGTTACACAATTTACAGACATTGGATCTTAGAAACACCTATATACGTGAGATACCGGTGGAGATAAATAAACTCCAAAAGCTACAGCACCTTTTTGCCAGTTTTTCTggcaacaaaattaaatatggtGCTGATGCCGATTCAATCTGTGGAGTGAGGCTGCATGGAAAAGTTGGATGTTTAAAGCACTTGCGGACTCTGAGGATTGTTGAAGCACATGATAGCTGGGTTGGTGACATTAAAGAGCTAGAAGAGTTGAGACATTTGAGGTCATTGGGCATTTCAAACTTAACTACACAAATTGGAAGGGTTCTATGTGCCTCTATTGAGAAAATGAACAACCTTGAACgtttaaatttatattcaatCAGTGAAGATGAAATTCTAGATCTGCAACACATTTCATCTCCTCCTCCATTTCTAGGTCAACTCCTTTTGATGGGTCAGTTGCAAAAGTTGCCACATTGGATTCTGAAGCTCCAAAATCTAAGCAGATTGACTTTAAACTTCTCAAAGTTTATTGATGATCCATTGAAACATTTGAAGTGTCTGCCAAATTTGGTGTCTCTAAAACTCTACCAAGCCTATGATGGAGAGCAACTACACTTTGAAGAAGGTAGTTTTCCAAAGCTTAAGATGCTTGATCTAGGGAAGTTGGATGGATTAAAGCTGGTGAGAATAGATGGAGGAGAATTGCCACTTGTTGAAGAGCTATTTATTGGGCCTAGCCCTCTATTAGAAGAAGTACCTTCTCACATCCAGCTTCTCAGAAATCTCAAACTTCTTAAATTTTGTAACATGCCAAGAGAATTTGTACTTGCTATGCAACCGGTGGAAGGTCGAGATTATTGGAAAATTAAGCACGTACCATCTGTTCATTTCTGGTACAGAATTGAAGGAGAGGGTTATAAGAGCTATAAGCTTGGTGAGTCGGACTTGTTGGAACTTCTGAATCAGTGA
- the LOC107403617 gene encoding mitochondrial pyruvate carrier 4, whose protein sequence is MAATKLQAFWNHPAGPKTIHFWAPTFKWGISVANVADFTKPPEKLSYPQQVAVTCTGVIWSRYSMVITPKNWNLFSVNIVMAGTGLYQLSRKLGHDYFSKPEAEVAVSEE, encoded by the exons ATGGCAGCTACCAAGCTCCAAGCTTTCTGGAACCACCCTGCTGGACCCAAAACTA TTCATTTTTGGGCTCCAACTTTCAAATGGGGCATCAGCGTGGCAAACGTTGCTGACTTCACAAAGCCACCTGAAAAGCTCTCTTACCCTCAGCAAGTAG CTGTAACATGCACTGGAGTTATATGGTCACGCTACAGTATGGTGATTACTCCG AAAAACTGGAATCTTTTCAGTGTTAACATTGTCATGGCTGGGACAGGGTTGTATCAGTTATCAAGAAAACTTGG GCATGATTACTTCTCCAAGCCAGAAGCGGAAGTTGCTGTTTCAGAAGAATAA